GAGGCGTTGGTGGCGCAGGCCGTGGCGGGCTGACCCTCTGACGATCTGACCACCGCCATGCAGCGTGTCTACATCAGCGACACCAACATCTGGATCGACTTCGGCCAGGCCGGGTTGCTGGATGCGCTGTTCGAGCTGCCGTTCACTTTCGTCAGCACCGACATCGTGGTCGACGAGCTGAACAACCCGGCGCCAGCAGGTCTGCTGGAACGCGGGTTGGTTGTGGAGACGCTGGCAGAAGAAGCGGTCGAACAGCTGTTCACGCTGATGGCCGAGCATGGCAACAGCTCGCTGGCCGACGTGTCGTGCTACCTGATCGCGAAGATGCAGGGCCTACCGCTGCTCACGGGCGATGGTCGGCTTCGCAAGCAGGCGGCAAAGGACGGCGTGCAGGTGCACGGCGCGTTGTGGCTGCTGGATCAACTGGTGGCACACGACATCGTCACCAAGGCCCATGCCGCCGCAGCGCTGCAAACCATGCTGGATGCCGGCGCACGGCTGCCGCCGGTCGATTGCGCACACCGCCTGGCCGCCTGGCGGACCTGAGTCGCGGCGCGTCAGGCCGCCAAGGGTTCTGCGGACAGGCGGGCCAGGCCCGGGTCAAGTTCTGACACCGGGCACTGCATCAGTTCGGCTGCGCGCGGCAGACTGATCAGGTCCTCGGCCAGCGCGCGATAGACCAGGGACTCGAAGCGGCGCGGCTGCTCAGCCAGCAAGGGCTCGGGCTCGGCCTTCTTCCAGCCGTGGGTCGCGAACTGGATGTTCATGGACGTATAGCCCGGCTCGGTGATCAGTTGCAGATCCTTCAGCCTGCGCAAGGCTAGCGCCATCGACACGCCGTAGCGGCGTTTGGCGTTCAGCAGTTCGGCCGCCAGCACGCGCGTGCGGCAGTGGCTGCCGAAATCGGCCCGCACCCGCTCGGCCGGGTACAGGAAGGCACCTGCGAAGCGGTGGCAGCAGGTTTCCTTGTCCTTCTCGGGCATGTCTGCGGGCAGGTCCATCACCCAATGGCCCAACTCGTGCGCGGCGGTGAAGCGGATGCGTTCGCCGGGGCGGCTGCCGTTCAGCGCGATCAGCACATGCTGCTCGTCGTGGGTGGCGGCGCAGGCGCCATCAAAGCCGTCATGGTCGTCCAGCAGCGCCACCTTGATGCCGTGCTCTTCCAGCAGCTCGGCCAGGTGCGCGATGGCGTCGCCGCCGATCGCCCACTGCGCACGCAGCTGCTCAGCGGCCGATTCGGCCTGCTCGAAGCTGCTCACGGCGAACGCGCGCGGGGGCTGCAGGGGCGGCTGGGCGGCTGCGTCCGGCTCGAAGCAACGCTCCAGGCTGGCGTAGCGCTCCAGGTGGTCACGCATCTGCTCGCCGATCTGGTCCTGGCGCTTCTGCGGCATGCGGGCGAGCTTGCGGAACTCCAGCGCCGACAGTTGCACCCCGTCGGGTCGGAAAAAGTACTCCGGCTTGACCGACAGCGCCTTCGCCAGCTGAAGCAGTCGGGTCGAATTGGGCGGTGGTCCGCCCTTCTCGAACTTGCTCAGCCCCTGCTTGCTGATGTCGCCGAGGCTGCGCGCCAGCGCCTCCAGGCTCAGACCTCTCAGCAAACGCGCACGGCGGATTCGGTCGTGAATCATCGTGCTCTCCTTGGTTGACGAATTTTAGGTCGACCTAACTGTCATGGCCCGGGCGGGTCACCCTGGATGATGGAAGACACTGAGGGTGTGCGGGCCTGAGCGGGTAGAGGTCGGTCAATATTTTGATGGCACTCGACCGCGATCGCTAACTTGACCCGCTGCCGACCACTCGTACCCAGGATTGCCTGCGGGCGCTGCTGAGTTCCTTGCGGAGCCCGGGCGCCCGACAGCCCACATTAAAGAGAGCCGCCAGGCTTTGTCCCGGCAGGCCGTTGGTCGGCGGCACCTGCGCGGGCCCGCACGCTTGTGATTGTTGTTCAAGCTGCAGGAGCCCGGCAATGGATCTGACCCCGATGCACAAACGCGTGATCGCGCTGGACGTACACCAGGCCAAGATCACCGCCTGTGCGGTGGTCGAGCATGACGATGGCCGAGTGGAGGTCACCAAGCGCGACTTCGGAGCCTTCAGACGCGACCGCCGTGCCTTGGCGCAATGGTCGCTGGAGATTCGGCCCGAGGTGGTGGTGATGGAGAGCACGGGGGTGTACTGGAAGAGCCCGTTTGCGGCGCTGGAGGCGGTGGGCATCATCGCGTGGGTGGTCAACGCGCGCCATGTCAAAGCTGTGCCCGGGCGCAAGACCGACATGGCCGATGCGCAGTGGCTGGCCACGCTGGCGCGTGCGGGCCTGTTGCGCGCCTCGTTCATTCCACCGGTGGACTTGCGCCAGCTTCGTCTGGTGGCGCGTCAGCGGCAGAAGCTCGTGGGCATGTGCAGCGCCGAGAAGAACCGGCTGCACAAGGTGCTGGTAGATGCGGGCATGCGCATCAACGTGGTGGTCAGCGACATCCACGGTGCCAGTGCACGCGCCATGGTCAAGGCGCTCATTGCGGGCCAAGCCATGTACGAGGTGCTGGATCAAAAGGGGCGCCTTCGGGCCAGCCGGGACGAGTTGTTCGAGGCCCTGAGCACCGAGCAGTTCAGCGCCGCGCACCGCTTCGTGGCCCAGGAGATCATGCAGCACATCGAGCACATCGAGACCCGCATCGCCCGCATGGACCAATACCTGCTGGACGGACTGCGCGCC
The Sphaerotilus microaerophilus DNA segment above includes these coding regions:
- a CDS encoding helix-turn-helix domain-containing protein, producing the protein MIHDRIRRARLLRGLSLEALARSLGDISKQGLSKFEKGGPPPNSTRLLQLAKALSVKPEYFFRPDGVQLSALEFRKLARMPQKRQDQIGEQMRDHLERYASLERCFEPDAAAQPPLQPPRAFAVSSFEQAESAAEQLRAQWAIGGDAIAHLAELLEEHGIKVALLDDHDGFDGACAATHDEQHVLIALNGSRPGERIRFTAAHELGHWVMDLPADMPEKDKETCCHRFAGAFLYPAERVRADFGSHCRTRVLAAELLNAKRRYGVSMALALRRLKDLQLITEPGYTSMNIQFATHGWKKAEPEPLLAEQPRRFESLVYRALAEDLISLPRAAELMQCPVSELDPGLARLSAEPLAA
- a CDS encoding IS110 family transposase, which gives rise to MDLTPMHKRVIALDVHQAKITACAVVEHDDGRVEVTKRDFGAFRRDRRALAQWSLEIRPEVVVMESTGVYWKSPFAALEAVGIIAWVVNARHVKAVPGRKTDMADAQWLATLARAGLLRASFIPPVDLRQLRLVARQRQKLVGMCSAEKNRLHKVLVDAGMRINVVVSDIHGASARAMVKALIAGQAMYEVLDQKGRLRASRDELFEALSTEQFSAAHRFVAQEIMQHIEHIETRIARMDQYLLDGLRAWQPQLKLLQTLPGIDIQGAAMLLVEIGADMDVFGSAERLASWVGICPGNNESAGKRKTGRIRKGNAWVRRLLCEFAQAAARTRCALKAKFDALAIRKGHKKSIVALAHKMLRTVYAMLANGTHYQDKEVDYEALNVQRNAPRWLKMLRKHGFIATPTAT